In the genome of Stomoxys calcitrans chromosome 4, idStoCalc2.1, whole genome shotgun sequence, the window AAGCAACCTGGGGGAAGGCCCTACCCAAACGGTCATGTtaactgattgggacaatatgggtatcaaatggaaggtattttggAAATGAATGCGAATTTAGCATATAAACAGGGAAATTAGTCCCTTGTCATAAAAACTTTAAGTAAAGCAACCTGGGGGAAGGCCCTACCCAAACGGTCATGTtaactgattgggacaatatgagtatcaaatgaaaggtattttggagatGATTGCGAATTTAACATTTAAATAGGGAAATTAGTCCCTTTAACTCGAATATGTTAACAAATTTGAACTCTACCAATCTAGTGGAAGGCTCCACCCAAATAGCCATGTTTAAAGATTGgggcaacatgggtatcaaatgaacggTGGTTAGAAGTGGAATGCGAATCTAGTGTCCATACTTGATAACAACACCTTTAAACTCCAATttatcacaaaatttggcaccaacCAATCTATGGCAAGGCCACACCCCAACGGTCATGTTAAGccattgggaaaatatgggtatcaaatgatatgTATATGGGATTAGAGTGAAAAGCTATTCAACACTTTGGAAATAAATCCCTGAAACTTGAATTTATTGTAAAAAATTGCCATCAAGCAACCTGGGGAATGACCCTACCAAAACGGGCATGTTagctgattgggacaataagggtatcaaattaaagatatttgggagtagagtgcgaatccCTTATACAAATCTGGTAACAAGTCCATTAAACTCTAATTTATCAAACAATTTAGGAAAAGCAACCTGGGGGAAGTTCCCATCCAAATAGGCATGTTAACCGATTGACACAATGTGggcatcaaataaaaggtaaatggaagaagcgtgcgaatgacatatcaaaatttgaagaagatcCCCTTAAACTCGAATTTGTCCAAAAATTTCGGGTCTAACGTGGGAACAAGTCCCTTTTAGTCGAATTTTAcataatattttaagtacagcAACCTGGGGGAAGGCCCCACCCAAACGGTCATGTtaactgattgggacaatatgggtatcaaatgaaaagtatttgggagatgATTGCGAATTTATCATCCAAATTAGTTAACAAGTCCCATACATTGGATTTGTCAACAAATTTGGACTCTACCAATCTAGTGGATGGTCACACCCAAATATACATGCTCAACGATTGGGACAaactgggtatcaaatgaacgtTAGTTATAAGTGGAGTGGGAATCTAGTGTCCAAATATGAGAACAAGACCTTTCAATTCAAATTTATCATAATATTTGGCATTAACCAACCTATGGGAAGGCCCCACCCAAACGGTCATGTTAACTGATTGGGACAAattgggcatcaaatgaaagataaaaGGAAGAAGCATGCGaatgttatatccaaatttgaacatgGGTCCTTAAATTcgaatttgtcaaaaaattcgCGGTCTAATGTAGAAGGACCCAATCTAAAGGATATTTTTACTGAATGACCTGAGGGAAGACCCCACCCAAACGGGAATGTTagccgattggggcaatatgagtatcaaatgaaagctcttTGGGAGCAGAGATCGAATCTAATAGCCAAGGTTGACAACAAGTCacttaaaatttaatatgtTAAACATCCCTTGGAAGGCCCAACACAAACGGCCTATGTACTGATTACGACAATATTTGTCAtgtaaatcccatattgtcctcatcAGTCGACATGTcccttgttttttttatggggTTACATTAactttctactcttaaattactttttaatttttactctCTTACCTtgatttgatgcccatattatAATGAACGGTCCAGAAATGAATATAAGGCAGCTACCTTTAACACTGGGACCAAAATTCGAAGAgcgattcgtattccacttccGATAATTTAATTCGCAATTTGTCCACACTTGTTGCCAAGCTTGCTGTGTAGGTTTTGGACTGCAATGGTCCTCTCAGGACCATTGGGGGATAGTTAGaaaattgtaccaaatttcaaagaaagatTCATAtcctgctcccaaatacctttcatctaagTACCATATTTTTCTCATCATTTGACGTGTCCGCTGTGAAGGTTtttgggatggggtggccccacttTCCTTAGATTTATTCTATagtcgcaaatactttttattatttggaCTCTACTCCTAAATTCCCTTATTGTCACGATTAGTCCACAGGTCTCTTTTGAAGGTTTCTGGGGGATTTAAAGGTCCCCAAAGAACATCGCCCGAAATTTTGGGAGGAGATTTGGAATTTACTTCATAACAAATTCCACTTTAGTCCAATATTATCCCGCTCTCTTCGCAGGTCCGGTCGTGGGCTTTTATGGGTAGGATGTTCCCTTCAGTAACAGcacattaaatttatttatctaATTCGTGTTTGCCACAAAGTTCTAAACAAATACTAGCGTTCACCTATCTTATATGTAAGGTAAGGGGTCATGGGTTCCCCTCAGTAACACAGCTCCAAATTTGGTAACAAGTTCGTTGTTTTGGATCATTATGAGGGTGCAAACAACAACCCGCCTTAATCGATACATTGATCTCAAACTGCTCTCAGATGATATGTATTTGtcatatgacatgtcaaattctGTACCCATATGACTCCCACTATAAATGTCATATACGTCATATGTATCAGACGTTGTGTATAACTTTTACatatgctaaatttgacatgtcatatgaCAAATACATATCGTCCAATAGCAGCTTTATATGTCTCCTAGgtatgggacccacaatttgatttttttccggTTACCATAAGGGGCAAAAAAAATCCACTTAAATCGATCTTTTGAAACTTTCGTACATTTAGCATTCTCTACTCACCTGAGGATCATAATGTAAAGCTAAATTTGATATATACACCGGCATGCCTCTCCTGGCCATGCATTCAGCATTTGGACGGAATGATACAAATCGCTTTCTATTCAACGGCGTGCACTCTCTCTCCAAAAATGGCACTATGGGGTATTTGCGCAGCGTTTCGTCCACCACCATACCCAAATATGTCATTCGCTCCACATGTTCAAAGCTCAGCGTGCTGCCATAGTCTTTTATGATCTGTGCTATTTCTAAGTGTAAACGTTCCTGCAACTTGGGATGGCGGGCCAACTCATAGAGGGCAAATGCCAATGTTGATGAACATGTTTGTATTCCAGCCAGCTGGAAGACAGCCGCCTGAGCGACCAGATAGTCTTGTTGATGGGCAAAATGTGTTTTGTCCTGATTTAGTTCGGCCTCTTTCTTAAAGGTCAACAATGTCTCGATGAGATCATTACGCATGATACCGTTACGTTCACGATCCTCCAGTACGCCAACAACTAAACGACGTATAAATTCGGTATGGTCAGATGTAAACAGTTGGGGACGTAGAAATTTAACTAACTTGGGTATTATGAAAATTAGGCACAAATCCACTGCCCGCCGATAGGTGATGGCAAACATTTCATGACTATGCCCACCCAACTGGGAGCGCATAGTGTTGCGCAATGAATAACTTTTCAGGCCAAAGGCTATGCTGGCAATCATGTCAGTATTATAGAGATCACAAATATCCTTGATTTGCACTATGGGTCCATCGCTGTTATTGTGTTTCATGTCTTTGGTCAGCTTGGCCAAATAGGTTTCTAAATCGTAGCCAATCTAAATGTGAAAGATTTAGTTGAAAAGAGAGgagcaaagaaagaaaagaagacGTATATTATTGAAATGGGGCAACTCTGTTTATGTTGTTGTCTGTTTGTATAAAGAGAGCATGAAAGTGAAAGGAGATGATGTTGTGTACAATTGAGTAGtaatcagtgttgccattttaaactaatttgcattgcatttttaAAACCAATGACATTGGATGCATTCTAGTATCATCGATTATATACATTTTCATCGCAATTTTAAGATTTGCAAATAAAACATGAAGGAAAATACTAAACTAATTACTACGCTGCACTAATCAGCGCAGTTTgccaaaataataaacaaaacgtCGAAGTCAAGATAgcctaaatttaaaattttccacacatacaGGGCGCATACACGTATCGGCATATCATCCATTTAGGACTCGGTGGTCGTTTTAAAGCTTTtctgggaaatttaaaaaatgtaattACTCCACGATAAACTCtgattttttgctttatttgggtatattcattttgtcattccgtttgcaacacatcggaatatccatttccgaccctataaagtatatatattcttgatcagcgtaaaaatctaagacgatctagccacgtccgttcgtttgtctgttgaactcacgctacagtctttaaaaattgagatattgagctgaaattttgcaccgattccatgagcaggttaagttcaaagatggactatatcttcatatagcccccatatagaccgatctgcagatatagggttttaggcccataaaagccacatttattaaccgattttgctgaaattcgagacagtgagttgtgttaggccagtcgatattctacttcaatttggctgagatcggtccagttttggatatagcttccatatagactgatctctcaattaaaggttttgaggccataaaaggcgtgtttattgtccgatttcgtcgaaatttgggatagtgagttgtgttaggctcttcgacatttttctgaaacttggcccaaatcggttcagacttggatatagctgccataaagttgcctttaataccctccaccataggatgggggtatactaatttcgacattctgtttgtaacacctcgaaatatgcgcctaaaaccccataaagtatatataaaccgatcttgggtcgtgtcttcttgagccgacattttgtatgaggtgtttaattatgacttcaaacaactgtgctgagtatggtttaaatcggtccataacctgatatagctgtcatataaaccgatcagggtcttgacttcttgagccacaagaggacgcaattattatcccatttggctgaaatttagcatgaggtgtttaattatgactttcaacaactgtgctatgaatagttcaaatcggtacataacctaatatagctgccatataaaccgatccggggatttgacttcttgagcctctacagggagcaattcctatcctatttggctgaaatattgcatgacgtgttttgttgggactttcaacaactgtagtaagaatggttcaaattggtccataacctgatatagctgccattctaaaagatctgggatcttgacttcttgagcctctagaggacgcaattattatccgatttggctaaaattttgtttgagttgttttgttatgactttcaacaactgtgctaaggatagttgaaatcggtccataacctcacatagctgccatataaacccatctggggtcttgacttcttgagcctctacagtcagcaattcctatccgatttggctgaaatattgcatgacgtgttttgttatgccttccaacaactatagtaggaatggttcatatcggtccataacctggtatagctgccatataaaccgatctgggctcttgacttcttgagcctctagtggacgcaattattatccgatttggttgaaattttgtttgaggtgtttagttatgacttttaacaactgtgctaagaatagttcaaatcggtccataacctggaatagctgccgtataaaccgatctggggtcttgactttttgagccactagagggcgcaattcttatccgattttattgaaattttgtacaacggcttctcttatgacctttaacatacgtatcgaaaatggcatgaatcggtttatagcctagtgcagctcccctataaaccgatctccacctaaagtgcgcaatttttactagatttggctgaaacctaacacaatgacttctactatggtctccaatattcagttcaattatggttcgaaatgaaccacaacttgatatttttccaataatacagcaattctgttattttattctttgtttgcctaaaaagagataccgtggcaagtgctcgacaaatgcgatccatggtggagggtatataagattcggcccggccgaacttagcacacattTACttatttcttctaacatcctctTCATGTTTAAGCAGCAGTTATTTTCCGCAAACAACAGACCTTTCAGCAGTAAGTCTGCTTCTCTGAAATTTCAGTACTACAGCTGTAAtaacagaactactgctacaatagcaacaaaattaacTAATAATATTCAgcacagtgtttgctattttcagaaaACTGTTTTCTGTGGGTGCAGTACCGTACTATTGCCCTCTATCCTCCCGTTTGTAGGGACTACAGTTCATGGTTTGATAATTTGCAGCATCAAACTTAGATCCAAATGGAAAATGGTATATTAGACTCTAAGTTTGGCTATGACATTcgcggttacttttttgaaacactagtGGAATGTCCTACTCAATGAAAttggcaagtttttttttttgcttcaaaatctattatctagaaaaagtaatcgcgaaaaaattTCGCGAACACACCTAATATCATGCAGTAGCGTCAAACATAACATTACACTGATAATTCGAGCTCGCTGGCAAGTCAGTTACAATCAGCTGATTTGGTTGCCCCTGGAAGTCTACAGTTAGTTATACTCCGATATAGCAGAAATTTGGTTCATTAAGTACATTTATGATTCCCAGTAACcacaccaaatatggttcagatggctGCATTACAACTACGAAAAATTCTAAGTAGTTCGTTTGCAGTAACCTTAAAGATTGTTTTAACCGAATAGGTATGTGAAATACATTTAATTCCTTCAATTCCCACATCCTCATATAAATCATTCGCATAGATTTGGACTAAATGCGGCTTTCTCAAATTCTATGCTTGTCTTTTACGTCAGGTGAATGATTTCATATTTCTTTAGACTTTCCCAAAAAGGGATTTCCTATGTTTcatcaaatttattttcaaatcacTGTTATATTTTCGCTGCTCGTTTATAAGACGATTTTTTTAACACTCCGCTCAACActtgttttttgtattattttccaCTCTTGGCAACACTGTAAAAATGACACGCCAACCAAAACAGAGAGTAAGGCGTgcatgcacaaaatttcatgatcaaaagtgaaagagagagagagatgcaAAAGCAACAAGAGATGATGCCAGACTGATGCCATGTCATGttatgctgataatttttttgtaCCTCTTCCAttaaagaaaacatttgctTAAGTTTGGCAGATGTAAAGACAGGAGACAATTTCGTACGTATATCACGCCATTCGGGGTTGCGGGCAAAGAACAAGTTCAACGCCCCCATTTTGTCCtgatgcgcatcacatttcgaAAAGCGATGCGAAAAGTTCACAAAATCCTCGATCAACACTTGGCGTATCACTTGCAGATCACGCAACAACAAAGCGGGCTGATGGAACAAATAAATGCCCACCAAGGGTTCACGCACAAATCGTTCATTGAAGTAGAAATCGCGCAATTGCAAAGCGAAGGAGTTTTGCATTTTCAACACATCCTTAAGGTTGCCCAACAGATGATTGGGCCGCACGAATTTGACGCGACGCCGTTGCCAATAGACATATGTACGACGCGACCACACGAACACCGCCGTCAATATGGTAATAACAATCAGAAGAATTGTAGTGGCATCTACCATGGCCACCACTCGACAGAGAAGATGCGATTACAACAGAATAGCCAAAAAACAGAGGCGAATAAATGGTCGAAAGCACAACAAACAATAACgttgcaataaaaacaaaacgatAGAAAACACTTTTATTTGGATGGCTATTCCTTTGCTGTCTCCACCCTCTGCTTCTGCCTCGTCTTCGTTTCTACGTTCTGGGGTTTATAAACAATCATAAGAgattgaattttttctttttcaaaacaattttttcacaattacAGATCCATCAGCAAATGgatgacaacaacaaaagcacACGCGTTCATATATCTATCTGTACATATACGTATGTTTAGACATGAAAGAATTAGAATCTTGGGAAGAAAGACAAAAACGCGCACGGCGTGTTTAGCGACTGCGAAGCAACTGACACAAGAATTATTAAACCGCAAAAAATTCAACGTCTG includes:
- the LOC106088820 gene encoding probable cytochrome P450 6v1, whose translation is MVDATTILLIVITILTAVFVWSRRTYVYWQRRRVKFVRPNHLLGNLKDVLKMQNSFALQLRDFYFNERFVREPLVGIYLFHQPALLLRDLQVIRQVLIEDFVNFSHRFSKCDAHQDKMGALNLFFARNPEWRDIRTKLSPVFTSAKLKQMFSLMEEIGYDLETYLAKLTKDMKHNNSDGPIVQIKDICDLYNTDMIASIAFGLKSYSLRNTMRSQLGGHSHEMFAITYRRAVDLCLIFIIPKLVKFLRPQLFTSDHTEFIRRLVVGVLEDRERNGIMRNDLIETLLTFKKEAELNQDKTHFAHQQDYLVAQAAVFQLAGIQTCSSTLAFALYELARHPKLQERLHLEIAQIIKDYGSTLSFEHVERMTYLGMVVDETLRKYPIVPFLERECTPLNRKRFVSFRPNAECMARRGMPVYISNLALHYDPQYWPEPELFDPERFSPEQKKSHKPMTYLPFGAGPHHCIAQSLALLQVKLGLLHFLKRHRVECCDKTVNSIKFDKRYALLTQQGGIYLRLVEI